The nucleotide sequence AGGGAAAAAAGAAGCTTCGAAAGAAGTAAGCGAAGAAAAGAAAAAAGAAAAAGAAGAACTACGTATAGAGCGCGAGCAGGAAGAAAAACGCAAAAAAGAAGAAGAAGACAAGCGTAAAAAAGAAGAAGAGGAAAAACGTAGAAAAGAAGAAGAAGAAAAACGCGAACAAGAAGTTATTAAAGCAAAAGCTGCTAAAGTAACTGCTATTAAAACCGTAGGAAAAATTGATTTAGAAGGAACATCTAAAAAAGCAACTACGGCCGATTCAAAAACACCTTCTGAAGACAAGAAAGATCCTGTTAGTGCACCAAAAACAAAAGCTGAAGACGTTGTGAAACCTTCTGAAAAAGAAGAAAAACAACCAAAAGCAAGCGAAAAACCAGTAAAGCAACAGCCAAAAGCAAAAACCGAAGAAGCAAAACCAGCAACAGAACAAACTGCTGAAAAAGCTTCAGAAAAACCAGCAGCGGCTGCTACCAATAAAGCTGAAAATACTTCGACCGATGAAACACAAGAGTCTGAAGTAATTAAAACACAATACCAAAAACTTTCTGGAACCACCTTCACAGGGCAAAAGATTGATTTATCGCAATTCAATAAGCCTAAAAAGAAAAAAGAAGACGCGAAGAAAGATGGTAAAGCGGGCGGTGCAAATAGCAATGCCAGCAAAAACAAACGCAAGCGAATCGAAAAACCAGGAACAGCTGCTGGTGCTTCCGCACAAGGTGGTGGAAACAAACCAGGGCAACCAGGCGGACAGAATCGTCAAGGACAAGGCGGAAACCGAGGCGGCCAAGGCGGAAATTCTAAATTTAACAACAACCGCAACTCCGGTGGTGGAAACAGAAACTTTGGCAACAAAAATCAACCGGTTGCAAAAGTAGAGCCTACAGATGAGGAAGTAAAAAACCAAATCAAAGAAACCTTAGAGCGTTTACAAGGAAAACAAAACAAATCCAAAGCTGCGAAATATCGTAAAGACAAGCGTGAATTGCACCGTAAAAAAGAGGAAGAAGCACGCGCAGACGACGATTTAAAAGTATTAAAAGTTACCGAATTCGTAACAGTTGGCGAGGTAGCAACAATGATGAATGTGCCAATTACCCAAGTAATCGGAACATGTATGTCGTTGGGTATCATGGTAACAATGAACCAACGTTTAGATGCGGAAACCTTAACAATTGTTGCCGATGAATTTGGATATGAAGTGCAATTTACAACAGCCGATATTGAAGAATCGATTGTGGAAGAAGTAGATGCACCGGAAGATTTACAACCACGCGCACCAATTGTAACGGTGATGGGGCACGTAGATCACGGTAAAACATCCTTATTAGATTACATTCGTAAAGCAAACGTAATTGCAGGTGAGTCGGGTGGTATCACGCAGCACATTGGTGCATACGGAGTAACCCTAGAAAGTGGTCAGAAAATCACCTTCTTAGATACACCAGGTCACGAGGCGTTTACTGCGATGCGTGCACGTGGAGCTCAAGTTACCGATATTGCAATTATTGTAGTAGCTGCCGATGACGATATCATGCCACAAACAAAAGAGGCCATATCGCATGCACAAGCCGCAGGTGTTCCTATTATTTTTGCAATTAATAAGGTGGATAAACCAACAGCAAATCCAGAAAAAATTAAAGAAAAATTAGCAGCAATGAATCTTCTTGTTGAAGAATGGGGAGGAACCTATCAATCACAAGATATTTCTGCAAAATTTGGACAAGGTGTACCGGAATTGTTAGAAAAAGTATTGTTAGAGGCAGAGATGCTTGAATTAAAAGCAAATCCTAACAAAATGGCAGTTGGTACCGTTGTAGAAGCATTCTTGGATAAAGGACGCGGTTATGTTTCGACCATTTTGGTACAAAGCGGAACATTGAAGATTGGCGATTACTTGTTAGCAGGTAAAAACCACGGTAAAATTAAAGCCATGCACGATGAGCGTGGAAACTCTGTAA is from Paenimyroides aestuarii and encodes:
- the infB gene encoding translation initiation factor IF-2, giving the protein MSEKRVIRINKVLRELNISLDRAVEFLKTKGFEIEASPNAKISDDEYQALNKQFSADKGKKEASKEVSEEKKKEKEELRIEREQEEKRKKEEEDKRKKEEEEKRRKEEEEKREQEVIKAKAAKVTAIKTVGKIDLEGTSKKATTADSKTPSEDKKDPVSAPKTKAEDVVKPSEKEEKQPKASEKPVKQQPKAKTEEAKPATEQTAEKASEKPAAAATNKAENTSTDETQESEVIKTQYQKLSGTTFTGQKIDLSQFNKPKKKKEDAKKDGKAGGANSNASKNKRKRIEKPGTAAGASAQGGGNKPGQPGGQNRQGQGGNRGGQGGNSKFNNNRNSGGGNRNFGNKNQPVAKVEPTDEEVKNQIKETLERLQGKQNKSKAAKYRKDKRELHRKKEEEARADDDLKVLKVTEFVTVGEVATMMNVPITQVIGTCMSLGIMVTMNQRLDAETLTIVADEFGYEVQFTTADIEESIVEEVDAPEDLQPRAPIVTVMGHVDHGKTSLLDYIRKANVIAGESGGITQHIGAYGVTLESGQKITFLDTPGHEAFTAMRARGAQVTDIAIIVVAADDDIMPQTKEAISHAQAAGVPIIFAINKVDKPTANPEKIKEKLAAMNLLVEEWGGTYQSQDISAKFGQGVPELLEKVLLEAEMLELKANPNKMAVGTVVEAFLDKGRGYVSTILVQSGTLKIGDYLLAGKNHGKIKAMHDERGNSVKEAGPSRPISILGLDGAPTAGDKFSVFEDEREAKAIAAKRTQLIREQSVRAQRHITLAEIGRRIALGEFKELNIILKGDVDGSVEALSDSFSKLSTDEIQINIIHKGVGAITESDVLLASASDAIIIGFNVRPMGNAKTIADKEEIDIKTYSIIYDAIDDIKDAMEGMLSPELKEEITGTAEIRQTFKISKVGTIAGCMVTDGKIYRNSKIRLIREGVVIYTGVLDALKRFKDDVKEVSKGYDCGIQIKNYNDIKEYDIIEGFQEVEVKKTLK